From the Marinomonas sp. THO17 genome, one window contains:
- a CDS encoding helix-turn-helix domain-containing protein, whose translation MPTTSNISHVETISEHHRDRGLVPPKHPLISLINLSDMRKSHSSGDMWWSYGFYAIFIKRGLKSKVRYGHTSYDFDEGVLALLKPHQVFGRSPHPSDQVEGWALFFSSELLEGYPLSEKILSHGFFSYQLNEALHLSQQEEKSLLRLMQQIESEYKARIDSLTQDVIIASLDLLLTYVDRYYKRQFVTRKTPGYDILSKLDTLLESYIEDGEAYTHGLPSIAVMAEKMGVSSNYLNDLVKSLSGKSFGNYIDLAVLQRAKLKLSLSNKSISTIAYELGFQHSQSFNRFFKKHEQKSPGEYRKSLN comes from the coding sequence ATGCCAACGACCTCCAATATCTCACACGTTGAGACCATCTCTGAGCATCACAGGGATCGTGGTTTGGTTCCGCCAAAGCACCCTCTGATCAGCTTGATTAATCTCAGCGACATGCGTAAATCACACAGTAGTGGCGATATGTGGTGGTCTTATGGGTTTTATGCAATTTTTATAAAACGCGGGCTTAAAAGCAAGGTGCGCTACGGCCATACCAGCTACGATTTTGATGAAGGCGTGCTTGCCCTGTTGAAACCCCATCAGGTCTTTGGGCGCAGTCCACATCCCAGTGATCAAGTCGAAGGCTGGGCGCTGTTTTTTTCCAGCGAGCTATTGGAAGGCTATCCATTGTCCGAAAAAATCCTCAGCCACGGCTTCTTCTCCTATCAGTTAAATGAAGCACTTCATTTGTCGCAACAAGAAGAAAAATCATTGTTGAGACTGATGCAACAAATTGAATCAGAGTACAAAGCTCGGATAGATAGCCTAACGCAAGATGTTATTATCGCCAGTCTGGATCTGCTGCTGACCTATGTGGATCGCTATTACAAACGTCAATTTGTGACACGAAAAACTCCTGGCTATGATATCCTCTCGAAGCTAGACACCTTGCTTGAGTCTTATATTGAAGATGGCGAAGCCTACACTCATGGATTACCATCTATCGCAGTAATGGCTGAAAAAATGGGCGTTTCGTCAAACTATCTTAACGATTTAGTGAAGTCATTGTCAGGAAAATCATTCGGCAATTACATTGATCTAGCCGTTTTACAAAGAGCAAAACTCAAACTGTCTCTCTCAAACAAATCAATCAGCACAATAGCGTACGAACTGGGCTTTCAACACTCTCAATCGTTCAATCGATTTTTTAAAAAGCATGAGCAAAAGTCACCGGGCGAATACAGAAAAAGTTTAAACTAA
- a CDS encoding choice-of-anchor I family protein: MKKKLLSMALLTSSALITLPSLATELSVKQVGYFSETEKCVEKESCTEISAFSAKANRVYATNADSNGIRMLNVSSSGELKDAGFIDLSNYGGGPNSVAVFDDLVAVAVEADSKQANGSIVLFDLVGKPAKVKGLKGNVIEAGALPDMVTFSPDGKYIIAANEGEPSKDYKVDPEGSVTVIDTTTWKARKATFTKYKGKSLKDVRVFGPNANFAQDMEPEYITVSKDSKTAWVGLQENNALAVVDLAKAEVTDVVALGFKDHSKAENAIDASNKDGKINIATYPVKGMYMPDAITSVSANGKTYILTANEGDSRDYDGFSEEVRVADLKLDPEAFPNAAELQDKKVLGRLKTTTTMGDTDGDGDFDEIYSYGGRSFSVWSEDGQLVWDSGNQFAKKIAELRPEDFNGQLEDGKYQMDDRSDDKGGEPESITVGTLNDRQYAFIGQERTGGIFVYDVTNPEAPSYVQYINNAMDNVSPEGLSFIQRNANTGWLLISCEISNTVSITEVKAQ; the protein is encoded by the coding sequence GTGAAAAAGAAACTCCTATCAATGGCTCTATTAACTTCGAGCGCACTTATTACCCTCCCATCACTTGCAACTGAACTTTCAGTTAAACAGGTTGGCTACTTCTCTGAAACTGAAAAGTGTGTAGAGAAAGAGAGCTGTACTGAAATTTCTGCGTTTAGCGCAAAAGCGAATCGTGTATATGCAACTAATGCCGATTCAAATGGCATTCGCATGTTGAACGTATCTTCTTCAGGTGAGCTTAAAGATGCTGGTTTCATTGATCTTTCAAATTACGGCGGTGGTCCAAACTCTGTAGCAGTTTTTGATGATCTCGTTGCAGTAGCGGTTGAGGCAGATAGCAAACAGGCTAACGGTTCTATCGTACTTTTCGACCTTGTGGGTAAGCCTGCAAAAGTTAAAGGCCTGAAAGGTAACGTGATTGAAGCGGGTGCCCTACCAGACATGGTGACTTTCTCGCCAGATGGTAAATACATCATTGCAGCTAACGAAGGTGAGCCAAGCAAGGATTACAAAGTTGATCCAGAAGGGTCTGTAACGGTTATCGATACTACTACTTGGAAGGCGCGTAAGGCGACGTTCACTAAGTACAAGGGTAAGTCACTTAAAGATGTACGCGTTTTCGGTCCTAATGCGAACTTCGCACAGGATATGGAACCAGAGTACATTACCGTATCAAAAGATTCTAAGACGGCATGGGTGGGCCTACAGGAGAACAACGCACTAGCAGTCGTTGATCTTGCTAAAGCCGAAGTTACTGATGTTGTTGCACTTGGTTTTAAAGATCATAGCAAAGCAGAAAATGCGATCGATGCTAGTAACAAAGATGGCAAGATCAATATTGCTACTTACCCAGTAAAAGGGATGTACATGCCAGATGCGATCACTTCGGTTTCTGCAAATGGTAAAACATACATCCTAACCGCGAACGAAGGCGACTCTCGTGATTACGATGGTTTTAGCGAAGAAGTTCGAGTTGCAGACCTTAAGCTAGATCCTGAAGCTTTCCCAAATGCTGCAGAACTTCAGGATAAAAAAGTACTTGGTCGCTTGAAAACGACGACTACGATGGGTGATACAGACGGCGATGGTGATTTTGATGAGATCTACTCATACGGTGGTCGCTCGTTCTCAGTATGGAGCGAAGATGGTCAGCTAGTTTGGGATAGCGGTAATCAGTTTGCTAAGAAGATTGCAGAACTGCGTCCTGAGGATTTCAACGGTCAGCTAGAAGATGGCAAGTACCAGATGGATGATCGCTCTGACGATAAAGGCGGCGAGCCAGAGTCAATAACTGTAGGTACATTGAATGATCGTCAGTATGCGTTTATTGGCCAAGAGCGTACAGGTGGTATCTTTGTTTACGATGTAACTAATCCTGAAGCACCAAGCTACGTTCAGTACATCAATAACGCGATGGATAACGTTTCTCCTGAAGGTCTTTCTTTCATTCAGCGTAATGCCAACACTGGCTGGCTGCTAATCAGCTGCGAGATTAGTAACACAGTCTCTATAACTGAAGTAAAAGCTCAATAA
- a CDS encoding transposase, whose product MPRRPRVSIPGYAEHIIQRGNNRQLILTCDEDMKAYAYWLSKYAKKFDVSIHAWVFMTNHVHLLCSPSNPTSISSMMQSLGRQYVRYFNYTYQGTGTLWEGRFKSCLVQDQSYLFHLYRYIELNPVRADMAKDPADYSWSSYQCNGLGASSNLLTPHQLYQSLGRTKEERCNTYRDMLQHQVDGKLLEDIRLTANKGLALGNDKFKEQIELLTGKRQTQAKRGRKEGWRKHRDDE is encoded by the coding sequence ATGCCTCGTCGTCCGAGAGTTTCTATTCCAGGTTATGCCGAGCACATTATTCAGCGTGGTAATAACCGCCAGCTCATTTTAACCTGTGATGAAGACATGAAAGCCTATGCTTATTGGCTTAGTAAGTACGCTAAAAAATTTGATGTGTCGATACATGCTTGGGTATTTATGACCAACCATGTTCATTTATTGTGTTCACCTAGTAATCCAACAAGTATTTCAAGCATGATGCAATCACTGGGACGGCAATATGTACGGTATTTTAACTATACCTATCAAGGTACAGGTACTCTATGGGAAGGGCGTTTTAAGTCTTGTTTGGTACAAGACCAAAGTTACCTTTTTCATTTGTACCGTTATATTGAACTGAACCCAGTTAGGGCAGATATGGCGAAAGATCCTGCTGATTACTCTTGGTCGAGTTACCAGTGCAATGGTTTAGGTGCTAGTAGTAATTTACTGACTCCACATCAACTTTACCAGTCACTGGGAAGAACTAAAGAAGAGCGATGTAATACATATCGAGATATGTTGCAGCATCAGGTAGATGGTAAATTATTGGAAGATATTCGTTTAACGGCAAATAAGGGGTTAGCGTTAGGAAACGATAAATTCAAAGAGCAAATAGAATTACTAACAGGGAAACGGCAAACGCAGGCAAAGCGTGGAAGAAAAGAGGGTTGGCGTAAACACCGTGATGATGAATAG